Proteins encoded together in one uncultured Desulfosarcina sp. window:
- a CDS encoding response regulator, whose product MTSVLIIDDNRAKSALLKISLVRKQYQVRQSQDIGEAVFPISGELPDLVLINQAIQNHMGWELFNNLKQLSPDQPAMVYAMERDCIDDTGWICRAVEAVCEEAQTRHHCLIIRKFYYFPMR is encoded by the coding sequence ATGACAAGCGTTCTGATAATAGACGATAATCGCGCCAAATCAGCACTTCTGAAAATATCGCTTGTACGCAAACAGTATCAGGTGAGACAAAGCCAAGACATCGGAGAAGCCGTTTTTCCTATCAGCGGTGAGTTGCCGGATCTGGTGCTGATCAATCAAGCTATACAGAATCATATGGGGTGGGAGCTGTTCAACAATCTGAAGCAGTTGTCACCGGACCAGCCGGCCATGGTTTATGCCATGGAACGCGATTGCATCGACGATACAGGATGGATTTGCAGGGCGGTTGAAGCGGTTTGCGAGGAGGCCCAAACACGCCATCATTGCCTGATAATCCGTAAATTCTATTATTTCCCCATGCGCTGA
- the trpD gene encoding anthranilate phosphoribosyltransferase, whose translation MFKEHLAKIISRTDLTESQTAEMMSEIFDGQTTDAQVGAMMAALATKGETFEELAGAARAMRKKAHRIQAATSPVVDTCGTGGDGLKTFNISTTTAFVVAGCGVTVAKHGNRSVSSKCGSADVLESLGVKLDTDPEVVEEAVQEIGIGFLFAPLYHSAMRHAMNARTEIGLRSIFNMLGPLTNPAGANCQLLGVFAPHLTEMFAEALRLLGAKSAFVVHGHDGLDEISVCAPTRVSQLEADRIRTYDIYPEQYFGQLAHPEEMSGGDPEQNAAITRKILEGEKGPKRDVVLLNTAAALVACQKAEDLKEGIAKAEAAIDSKAAMEKLEALVEYTQENG comes from the coding sequence ATGTTTAAAGAGCATCTGGCGAAAATTATCAGCCGAACCGATTTGACCGAATCCCAGACGGCCGAGATGATGTCGGAGATCTTCGATGGCCAAACCACGGATGCCCAGGTGGGCGCCATGATGGCGGCCCTGGCTACCAAGGGAGAAACCTTCGAAGAGCTGGCCGGTGCGGCCCGGGCCATGCGGAAAAAGGCCCACCGCATCCAGGCGGCCACCTCGCCGGTGGTGGACACCTGCGGAACCGGCGGCGACGGACTCAAAACCTTCAATATTTCCACTACGACGGCCTTTGTCGTGGCCGGATGCGGAGTGACCGTGGCCAAGCACGGCAACCGCAGCGTTTCCTCCAAGTGCGGCAGCGCCGATGTCCTGGAGAGCCTGGGGGTCAAGCTGGATACCGACCCGGAAGTGGTGGAAGAGGCTGTTCAGGAGATCGGCATCGGTTTTCTCTTCGCCCCGCTCTACCACAGCGCCATGCGCCATGCCATGAATGCGCGCACGGAAATCGGACTGCGCAGCATCTTCAACATGCTGGGGCCGCTGACCAATCCGGCCGGCGCCAACTGCCAGCTGCTGGGCGTTTTCGCCCCCCATCTCACCGAAATGTTTGCCGAGGCCCTGCGTCTGCTGGGTGCCAAGAGCGCTTTCGTCGTTCACGGACACGACGGACTGGACGAAATTTCCGTGTGTGCGCCCACGCGGGTTTCTCAACTGGAAGCGGACCGGATTCGTACCTATGACATCTACCCAGAGCAGTATTTCGGGCAACTGGCCCATCCCGAGGAGATGAGCGGCGGCGATCCCGAGCAGAACGCGGCCATTACCCGCAAGATTCTGGAAGGAGAAAAAGGCCCCAAACGCGACGTGGTGCTGCTCAATACCGCCGCGGCCCTGGTGGCCTGCCAGAAGGCGGAGGATTTGAAAGAGGGCATAGCCAAGGCTGAAGCGGCCATCGACAGCAAAGCAGCCATGGAAAAGCTGGAAGCGTTGGTGGAGTATACTCAGGAAAACGGATAA
- a CDS encoding phosphoribosylanthranilate isomerase, with protein MTPQVKICGLTQPRQARDCADLGADAIGLVFFPKSPRNVTVEQARTIVAALPLAVAAVGVFVNASFDFIMERVIRCGLSMAQLHGRETPELVLRLLNEGVGVIKALFVDGMPGLSDAGAYRADAFLVECAKGPLPGGNAMVWDWGAARDFGTDHPLVLAGGLAPDNVADAIRAALPTAVDASSGLEASPGHKDLDKAARMLAAVRETGKAYAGKRLTPVFRPRGEGFDG; from the coding sequence GTGACACCTCAAGTAAAGATCTGCGGATTGACCCAACCCCGCCAGGCAAGGGACTGTGCCGACCTTGGGGCCGACGCCATCGGTCTGGTCTTTTTCCCGAAAAGCCCGCGCAATGTCACGGTCGAGCAGGCCCGAACCATCGTGGCGGCATTACCGCTGGCGGTTGCCGCAGTTGGGGTTTTCGTAAACGCTTCCTTTGATTTTATCATGGAGCGGGTGATCCGATGCGGCCTTTCCATGGCCCAGCTCCACGGACGGGAAACGCCGGAGCTGGTTCTTCGTTTGTTGAACGAGGGGGTCGGCGTCATCAAGGCCCTTTTCGTGGACGGAATGCCAGGGTTGAGCGATGCTGGAGCCTACCGCGCGGATGCCTTTCTGGTGGAATGCGCCAAAGGCCCTTTGCCCGGGGGCAATGCCATGGTATGGGACTGGGGCGCGGCCCGGGATTTCGGGACGGATCACCCGCTGGTGCTGGCCGGCGGCCTGGCCCCGGACAACGTCGCCGACGCCATCAGGGCCGCTTTGCCGACTGCGGTGGACGCCAGTTCGGGGCTGGAGGCCTCGCCGGGGCACAAGGACCTCGATAAGGCCGCCCGCATGCTGGCTGCTGTAAGAGAAACCGGTAAGGCCTATGCCGGCAAGAGGTTGACGCCCGTCTTCCGTCCCAGAGGAGAAGGTTTTGATGGCTGA
- a CDS encoding DUF58 domain-containing protein → MTHAIARTFYRLVGVHTLPVTLGLRNIYILPTGYGMLFLAVLVAMLVGSINYNNNLGFLLTFLLGSVMLTAMMHTYGMLHGLRLVAATAAPAFAGEPAMIDITIDAAGRHRKGLRWYFNTRETVAQDAEPGRRTRVSVPVPTVRRGLLKPGRLRIVSEYPTGLFRAWSRIETELECLVYPKPVFAPLTAASSASVHGEGEALPAAGVDDFQGLRGYQAGDPPGRIHWQSYSRGQGLHVKTFDGLAGADWMLDLNAIRGGDIERKLSILCYHVLEGYRQRCRVGVKLSDQTQIPAGRGRVHRDRCLRALALYGRG, encoded by the coding sequence ATGACCCATGCGATTGCCCGCACTTTTTACCGGCTGGTGGGCGTCCACACCCTTCCGGTCACCCTGGGCTTGCGCAACATCTATATCCTGCCCACCGGCTACGGGATGCTTTTTTTGGCGGTGCTGGTAGCCATGTTGGTCGGATCGATCAACTACAACAACAACCTCGGTTTTCTGCTGACTTTTCTGCTGGGCAGCGTGATGCTCACGGCCATGATGCACACCTACGGCATGCTTCACGGCCTGCGCCTGGTTGCGGCAACGGCTGCGCCCGCTTTTGCCGGAGAGCCGGCGATGATCGACATCACCATCGACGCCGCCGGGCGACATCGTAAGGGCCTGCGTTGGTATTTCAACACCCGTGAAACCGTTGCGCAGGATGCCGAACCCGGACGGCGGACGCGGGTGTCGGTGCCCGTGCCCACCGTGCGCCGGGGGCTGTTGAAACCCGGTCGGCTGCGCATCGTTTCCGAATATCCTACCGGTTTGTTCCGGGCCTGGTCCCGCATCGAAACGGAGCTGGAGTGTCTGGTCTACCCCAAACCGGTTTTCGCGCCGCTGACGGCTGCCAGCAGCGCATCGGTTCACGGCGAAGGCGAGGCCCTTCCTGCGGCGGGCGTCGATGACTTTCAGGGGTTGCGGGGCTACCAGGCCGGCGATCCGCCGGGACGCATCCACTGGCAATCCTACTCACGGGGGCAGGGGCTGCACGTGAAAACCTTCGATGGCCTGGCCGGTGCCGATTGGATGCTGGACCTGAATGCGATCCGGGGGGGCGATATCGAACGCAAACTCTCCATCCTCTGCTATCACGTGCTCGAAGGATACCGCCAGCGCTGCCGGGTAGGGGTGAAGCTTTCCGATCAGACTCAAATCCCCGCCGGAAGGGGCCGGGTCCACCGGGACCGATGCCTGCGGGCGCTGGCCCTGTATGGAAGGGGGTAA
- a CDS encoding glycyl-radical enzyme activating protein — protein MDKKTLGNVIEIQRMSTEDGPGLRTTVFLKGCTLQCSWCHNPESIDPAPELSWNATACIGCRTCIDLCEASALSLNETGMVIDKGRCTGCGKCTDACPAMALVMTGTLWTPEDLVAELVKDRAFFENSENGGITLSGGEMTMQADFCRAVLEGLGRYGIHTAIDTCGQCSNSALTKLLPHNDLVLFDLKEMDPEKHKAFTGRSNRTILENARFTADWILAHERPKSMWIRTPVIPGATSDDDNISAMGQFIAKNLKGAVSRWELCTFNNLCKDKYAARGVEWKHRDSELVTTEEICRLAELAQHSGIDPALVHWSGSTRTETDN, from the coding sequence ATGGACAAAAAAACATTGGGAAACGTGATTGAGATTCAGCGCATGTCCACGGAAGACGGGCCTGGGCTTCGCACCACGGTTTTTTTAAAGGGCTGTACCCTTCAATGTTCCTGGTGCCACAATCCCGAAAGCATTGACCCGGCCCCGGAACTGTCCTGGAATGCCACGGCCTGTATCGGTTGCAGGACATGTATTGATCTTTGCGAGGCATCAGCCCTGTCTTTGAATGAAACAGGGATGGTTATTGATAAAGGCAGATGCACCGGATGCGGTAAATGCACGGATGCGTGTCCGGCCATGGCCCTGGTAATGACGGGCACGCTCTGGACACCCGAAGACTTGGTGGCCGAACTTGTCAAAGACCGGGCCTTTTTTGAAAATTCAGAAAACGGGGGCATAACCCTTTCCGGCGGAGAGATGACCATGCAGGCAGATTTTTGCCGGGCTGTTCTGGAAGGACTTGGCAGATATGGCATTCACACGGCCATTGATACCTGCGGCCAGTGTTCAAATTCAGCGCTCACCAAACTCTTGCCCCATAACGACCTGGTCCTTTTTGACCTCAAGGAGATGGACCCTGAAAAACACAAAGCGTTTACCGGCAGATCCAACAGAACCATCCTTGAAAATGCTCGGTTTACTGCTGACTGGATACTGGCCCATGAACGCCCCAAATCAATGTGGATTCGCACCCCTGTCATACCGGGCGCCACTTCGGATGACGACAACATTTCAGCCATGGGGCAGTTTATAGCAAAAAATTTGAAAGGTGCCGTCTCCCGGTGGGAACTGTGTACCTTTAACAATTTGTGCAAAGATAAATATGCGGCCCGCGGTGTGGAATGGAAACACCGTGATTCTGAACTTGTCACCACAGAAGAGATCTGCCGCCTTGCAGAACTGGCTCAACATTCCGGTATTGATCCGGCCCTTGTCCACTGGAGCGGTTCAACCCGCACAGAAACGGACAACTGA
- a CDS encoding pyruvate formate lyase family protein, which yields MTGGIKEPTTLSPRIKWLRDYYFDGAERKWNNEFTCWTTGTPWDRQYHEFTYYIVPEAYEMFDVMKGGYQQAAKPVDLPNHFWEMSLVERRAWFVRQTMVHYVPQELLPGDLLAGARFNIQTSMCLTRKEQKKYDTRLTARNGARAKVKWFHDHGYGNAGATCGHLVPGYENVLRTGWTGLGKELDRLYARLSPKEKKGPKGCQLKAMKTASGMPSELAKKYADLCRHTSDSEKDAARKEELLVMARNLENISQKPPQTFWEVVQTLWLTHMLVMSDENYPGPGVSLGRIDQYLYPFWEYSKGQGLDREFAKEILKCFWIHCNTAYDATIRCGNQGITAGYGQLITLSGMGPNGEDLTNDLTYLILEVIDEMAPILEPKPNVRLHKNSPDKLLETCVNMIRTSQGAPFLLNFDERSMAGMMRQSRMAGLNNLISETNVFNYAPVGCLENTMVGNDRSGTVDNNLNLLKAVELAMNNGKDLVPFYDPMTGKTQKIRQDGPATGEPATFLTFESFYKAFEQQMAGIVEKCVDLYEASESVRAEFFPTPYLSCLVKGCAEKGVDITQGGAEISFTTLEAVTYATTVDSLLAIKYLVFDQKACTLEELSKALAANWKGYEVLQAKAKNRAPKYGRDDDAADALGLKVMELWCNEAWKHRTKSTGRRFRPGMLSWNYWASDGYIMAASADGRQRGQFLSNAICPSNGADINGPTSNTNSVGKVLGGKEKNGDGDFMGYVNLLPNGASHTMTFNPSMIRDAEHSSKFKAFLKGYAQNGGTALQINMLDPAMLIDAQKHPRDYRHLLVRITGYNAYFTTIGKELQDEVIHRLSHSRF from the coding sequence ATGACAGGCGGGATCAAAGAACCGACGACCCTTTCCCCCCGGATCAAATGGCTCAGGGATTATTATTTTGATGGTGCAGAACGGAAATGGAACAATGAATTCACCTGCTGGACCACAGGCACCCCCTGGGACCGCCAGTACCATGAGTTTACCTACTATATTGTTCCGGAAGCCTATGAGATGTTCGATGTCATGAAGGGCGGATATCAGCAGGCGGCCAAGCCGGTTGATCTGCCCAATCATTTCTGGGAGATGAGCCTGGTTGAGCGGCGGGCCTGGTTTGTCCGGCAGACCATGGTCCATTATGTTCCCCAGGAGCTTCTGCCGGGCGATCTCCTTGCCGGTGCCCGTTTCAATATCCAGACCTCCATGTGTCTGACCCGGAAAGAACAAAAAAAGTACGATACACGGCTCACCGCCCGCAACGGGGCCCGGGCCAAGGTCAAGTGGTTTCATGACCACGGGTATGGCAATGCCGGAGCCACCTGCGGTCACCTGGTTCCCGGCTATGAAAACGTGTTGCGAACCGGGTGGACGGGCCTTGGCAAAGAACTGGACCGGTTGTATGCGCGTCTTTCCCCCAAAGAGAAAAAAGGGCCGAAAGGCTGTCAGCTCAAAGCCATGAAAACAGCGTCGGGCATGCCGAGTGAACTGGCAAAAAAATATGCAGATCTCTGCAGGCACACATCAGACAGTGAAAAAGATGCCGCCAGAAAAGAAGAACTTCTGGTCATGGCCCGGAATCTTGAAAATATTTCCCAAAAGCCGCCCCAGACCTTCTGGGAGGTGGTTCAGACCCTGTGGCTGACCCACATGCTGGTCATGAGCGATGAAAATTATCCCGGCCCCGGGGTCTCTTTGGGGCGCATCGATCAATATCTATATCCTTTCTGGGAATACTCAAAAGGGCAGGGGCTGGACCGGGAATTTGCAAAAGAGATCCTGAAATGTTTCTGGATCCACTGCAACACGGCCTATGATGCCACCATCCGCTGCGGGAACCAGGGGATCACCGCCGGATACGGCCAGTTGATCACCCTGTCCGGCATGGGACCAAATGGCGAGGACCTGACCAACGATCTGACCTATTTGATCCTTGAAGTGATCGATGAGATGGCCCCCATCCTGGAGCCCAAACCCAATGTCCGGCTGCATAAAAATTCCCCGGACAAGCTTCTGGAAACGTGTGTGAACATGATCCGGACAAGCCAGGGCGCGCCTTTCCTGCTCAATTTTGATGAACGCTCCATGGCCGGGATGATGCGTCAAAGCCGGATGGCCGGCCTGAACAATCTGATCAGCGAAACCAATGTCTTTAATTACGCCCCTGTGGGATGCCTTGAAAACACAATGGTGGGAAACGACCGGTCCGGAACCGTGGACAACAATTTGAATCTGTTAAAGGCCGTGGAACTGGCCATGAACAACGGCAAGGACCTGGTTCCCTTTTACGATCCCATGACCGGGAAAACGCAAAAAATCCGCCAGGACGGTCCTGCCACGGGAGAACCTGCCACCTTCTTGACCTTTGAGTCATTTTATAAGGCCTTTGAACAGCAGATGGCCGGCATCGTTGAAAAGTGTGTGGATCTGTATGAAGCATCCGAATCCGTGCGGGCTGAGTTTTTTCCCACCCCCTATCTCTCCTGCCTGGTAAAAGGCTGTGCTGAAAAAGGCGTTGATATAACTCAAGGGGGGGCGGAAATCAGCTTCACCACCCTTGAGGCCGTGACCTATGCCACCACCGTTGATTCCCTTCTTGCCATCAAATACCTGGTTTTTGACCAGAAGGCGTGCACCCTGGAAGAGCTGTCAAAGGCCCTTGCCGCCAACTGGAAAGGGTATGAGGTGCTTCAGGCCAAGGCAAAAAACCGGGCCCCCAAATACGGCAGGGACGATGACGCGGCGGATGCCTTAGGGTTAAAAGTGATGGAACTGTGGTGCAATGAGGCCTGGAAACACAGGACCAAATCCACGGGACGAAGGTTCCGGCCGGGCATGCTCAGCTGGAACTACTGGGCATCGGACGGCTATATCATGGCCGCCAGTGCTGACGGCAGACAGCGGGGCCAGTTTCTCTCCAATGCCATCTGCCCCTCCAATGGTGCCGACATCAACGGGCCCACCTCCAACACCAACTCCGTGGGAAAGGTGCTGGGCGGGAAAGAGAAAAACGGGGACGGTGATTTCATGGGGTATGTCAATCTTCTGCCCAACGGCGCCAGCCACACCATGACATTTAACCCGTCCATGATCCGGGATGCCGAACACAGCAGCAAGTTCAAGGCGTTTCTCAAAGGATACGCCCAAAACGGCGGCACGGCCCTGCAGATCAATATGCTGGATCCGGCCATGCTTATTGATGCCCAGAAACATCCCCGGGACTATCGTCATCTTCTGGTGCGAATCACCGGATATAATGCCTATTTCACAACCATCGGCAAAGAGCTTCAGGATGAGGTGATCCACAGGCTCAGCCACAGCCGGTTTTAA
- a CDS encoding PIN domain-containing protein produces MTFLADTNIFLEILLDQEKRAVCEKFLQENIGRISLSDFSFHSIGVILFRGKKESIFEAFTSDIIPLTSVLSLPADLLSRTVQARQEFDFDFDDAYQYCLAEHYGLKIVTMDKDFSRLESSRVLFL; encoded by the coding sequence ATGACTTTTTTAGCAGACACTAACATTTTTTTGGAAATTCTTCTGGACCAGGAAAAAAGGGCTGTTTGCGAAAAGTTTTTACAGGAAAATATCGGCCGGATTAGCCTGTCTGATTTCTCTTTCCATTCTATCGGCGTTATCCTTTTCAGAGGCAAAAAAGAAAGCATCTTCGAAGCCTTCACGAGCGATATAATCCCTCTAACGAGTGTCCTTTCTCTGCCCGCTGACCTACTGAGTAGAACCGTTCAGGCCCGGCAGGAATTTGATTTTGACTTTGATGATGCCTACCAATATTGCCTGGCCGAACACTACGGGCTAAAGATTGTCACCATGGACAAAGATTTTAGCCGCCTTGAATCGTCCAGGGTTTTGTTTCTTTAA
- a CDS encoding MoxR family ATPase: MDMQTQLNDIIEQIGRTVLGKQEQIKMALTCLFAGGHLLIEDIPGIGKTTLAKVLSRCMGLEFRRVQFTSDMLPGDILGSSVFDRNTGGFVFHPGPVFTQVLLADEINRATPKTQSALLEAMEEGQVTSDGETRRLSDPFFVIATQNPMELSGTFPLPESQLDRFLMRIELGYPDREAERELLVGDPAKRKALAETRQCLTPQDVLALQKQVDAIHVSDAFLDYLQDLLAFTRSGTHFHMGLSPRAGLALMQAAKSWAFISGRDYTLPEDLQAVLIPVVGHRLRSRDDLTEIPTRRLNTLFQQVPVS, from the coding sequence ATGGACATGCAGACGCAGTTGAACGACATCATCGAACAGATCGGCCGCACGGTGCTGGGCAAGCAGGAGCAGATCAAAATGGCGCTGACCTGCCTTTTTGCCGGCGGGCATCTGCTGATCGAGGACATTCCGGGCATCGGCAAGACCACCCTGGCCAAGGTGCTTTCCCGTTGCATGGGCCTGGAGTTCAGGCGGGTTCAGTTCACCAGCGACATGCTGCCCGGCGACATCCTGGGAAGCTCCGTTTTCGACCGCAATACCGGCGGGTTCGTTTTTCATCCGGGGCCGGTATTCACGCAGGTGCTGCTGGCCGACGAAATCAACCGCGCAACGCCCAAAACCCAGAGCGCCCTGCTGGAAGCCATGGAGGAAGGGCAGGTGACCAGCGACGGCGAAACCCGCCGGTTGTCCGATCCGTTTTTCGTCATTGCCACCCAGAATCCCATGGAGCTTTCCGGAACTTTTCCCCTCCCCGAGTCCCAACTGGACCGTTTTCTCATGCGCATCGAACTGGGCTATCCGGACCGCGAGGCGGAGCGTGAACTGCTGGTCGGTGACCCGGCCAAGCGCAAGGCCCTGGCCGAAACCCGGCAGTGTCTGACCCCGCAGGACGTGCTGGCCCTTCAGAAACAGGTCGATGCAATTCACGTATCCGACGCCTTTCTGGATTACCTCCAGGATCTGTTGGCCTTTACCCGCTCGGGCACCCACTTTCATATGGGGCTATCGCCGCGGGCGGGTTTGGCATTGATGCAAGCCGCCAAATCCTGGGCGTTTATCAGCGGCAGGGATTACACGCTGCCCGAAGACCTTCAGGCCGTTTTGATCCCGGTGGTGGGCCACCGCCTTCGATCCCGCGACGATCTGACGGAGATTCCGACCCGGCGGCTCAACACCCTTTTCCAGCAGGTACCGGTTTCATGA
- a CDS encoding FadR/GntR family transcriptional regulator: MIKPINAKSLKDLFVNQLEEHILSGYFRSGEKLPAERDLAVKMGVSRPVVHEGLVELAAKGLVTMKPRHGTTVNDYRKEGSLELLRTMFRLGDEKIGKELLSGLLEMRLLFEVENARLAALNRTGEQLKALFTIVEKEERTPVQESAKITALDFEFHHLTAVATGNVVYPLMLNSMKSTYMKLAQIFFSDPGVIPDVLTFHKDMADAVAQQDPESAVQVMKKMIMHGEKHLRCRLDEFVSS; the protein is encoded by the coding sequence ATGATAAAACCGATCAACGCGAAAAGCCTGAAAGACCTTTTTGTCAATCAGCTCGAAGAACATATCCTTTCAGGGTATTTCAGGTCAGGGGAGAAACTGCCGGCAGAACGCGACCTGGCTGTAAAAATGGGCGTCAGCCGACCGGTTGTGCATGAGGGGTTGGTGGAGCTTGCGGCCAAAGGCCTGGTCACAATGAAACCCCGGCACGGCACCACTGTCAATGACTATAGAAAAGAGGGGTCCCTGGAGCTTTTAAGAACAATGTTCCGGCTGGGCGACGAAAAGATCGGCAAGGAACTGCTATCCGGCCTGCTTGAAATGAGACTGCTGTTTGAAGTGGAAAATGCACGGCTGGCCGCCCTGAACCGTACCGGCGAACAGCTGAAAGCCCTTTTCACCATTGTTGAAAAAGAAGAAAGGACGCCAGTTCAGGAAAGCGCAAAGATAACGGCACTTGATTTTGAATTTCATCACCTGACGGCTGTGGCCACCGGCAACGTGGTTTACCCGCTGATGCTTAACTCAATGAAATCCACCTATATGAAACTTGCGCAGATTTTTTTCAGTGATCCGGGGGTGATTCCGGATGTCTTAACCTTTCATAAAGATATGGCAGATGCGGTTGCACAGCAGGACCCCGAAAGCGCCGTGCAGGTGATGAAAAAGATGATCATGCATGGTGAAAAACATCTTCGCTGCCGGCTGGATGAATTTGTTTCATCGTAA
- the nfo gene encoding deoxyribonuclease IV: protein MKYIGAHVSTTGGVENAPLNAQKIGATAFALFTKNQRQWKAKPLSTESIRKFKENCADAGYSPDRILPHDSYLINLGHPEKAGLEKSRSAFLDEMHRCEQLGLIFLNFHPGSHLNKIAEEACLARIAESINLALEQTAGVTAVIENTAGQGTNMGHRFEHLAAIIDGVEDKSRVGVCLDTCHTVSAGYDLITPKGYEKALAEFDAVVGFSYLKGVHLNDDKKALASRVDRHASLGEGTLGLDVFHRIMNDPRFDGMPLILETPDSDRWAEEIRMLKGMIES from the coding sequence ATGAAATATATTGGCGCCCACGTATCCACCACCGGCGGCGTGGAAAACGCTCCATTGAACGCCCAAAAAATCGGAGCCACGGCCTTTGCGCTGTTCACCAAGAACCAGCGGCAATGGAAGGCCAAACCGCTTTCCACCGAATCCATCCGCAAATTCAAGGAAAACTGTGCCGACGCCGGATATTCGCCGGACCGAATTCTGCCCCACGACAGCTACCTGATCAACCTGGGCCATCCCGAGAAGGCCGGATTGGAGAAATCGCGTAGCGCGTTCCTCGACGAGATGCATCGCTGTGAGCAGTTGGGCCTGATATTTCTCAACTTTCATCCGGGTAGCCATCTCAACAAGATCGCCGAAGAGGCCTGCCTGGCTCGCATCGCGGAGTCAATCAACCTGGCCCTGGAACAGACCGCCGGTGTTACCGCCGTCATCGAGAACACGGCCGGGCAGGGGACCAACATGGGCCATCGCTTCGAACATCTGGCCGCCATTATCGACGGCGTCGAAGACAAGTCCCGGGTGGGTGTCTGCCTGGATACCTGCCATACCGTTTCGGCCGGCTACGACCTGATTACGCCGAAGGGCTATGAGAAGGCATTGGCCGAATTTGATGCGGTGGTCGGCTTCTCCTATCTCAAGGGAGTCCACCTGAATGACGACAAGAAGGCCTTGGCCAGTCGCGTGGACCGCCACGCCAGCCTTGGCGAAGGAACCCTTGGCCTGGACGTCTTTCACCGGATCATGAACGATCCTCGCTTCGACGGCATGCCGCTGATCCTGGAAACCCCGGACAGCGACCGATGGGCCGAAGAGATCCGCATGTTGAAGGGGATGATTGAATCTTGA
- a CDS encoding YheU family protein, with protein MADREEMLVIPYRQLSVEALRGLIEEFVTRHGTDSGYTRGSLEENVTMVRRQLDAGQALVVFDERSQTCNIVPAETLRKDARKPF; from the coding sequence ATGGCTGACCGTGAAGAGATGCTGGTCATTCCCTATCGGCAATTGAGTGTCGAGGCGCTGCGTGGGCTCATCGAGGAATTTGTTACCCGCCACGGGACCGATTCGGGGTACACCAGGGGATCGCTGGAGGAAAATGTGACCATGGTTCGAAGGCAGCTTGACGCCGGCCAGGCCCTGGTCGTCTTCGACGAGCGCTCCCAGACCTGCAATATCGTCCCGGCCGAAACGCTGCGAAAAGATGCTCGAAAGCCCTTTTGA
- the trpC gene encoding indole-3-glycerol phosphate synthase TrpC has product MGTDFLNRIIEQKGRDISRARKVVAESRLEELARQRKDFRPFYEALANQGAGVNIIAEIKRTSPSKGDICADLDAADAAHQYEKGGAAAVSVLTDATFFKGHLDDLRAARSTCGLPVLRKEFIISRYQVYEAAAAGADAILLIVRILSREKLDQLYALCRELGMDALVEIHNSEEARIVAASDVRLVGINNRNLNSFETDIAVAMELVSQLGPGQLPVAASGISGPDDVRRNLSFGIRNFLVGESIVRAEDSARFIEELKAAGTHSN; this is encoded by the coding sequence ATGGGAACAGATTTTCTCAATCGAATCATAGAGCAAAAAGGGCGGGACATTTCCCGGGCCAGAAAGGTCGTTGCCGAATCCCGGCTGGAGGAATTGGCCCGGCAGCGCAAGGATTTCCGGCCGTTTTACGAGGCCCTGGCAAACCAGGGCGCCGGCGTCAACATCATTGCCGAAATCAAGCGCACCTCTCCGTCCAAGGGAGACATTTGTGCGGATCTGGATGCCGCCGATGCGGCGCACCAATATGAAAAAGGCGGCGCGGCGGCTGTTTCGGTGCTCACCGATGCCACCTTTTTCAAGGGGCATCTCGACGACCTCCGGGCGGCACGATCCACCTGCGGTCTGCCGGTGCTGCGAAAGGAATTCATCATCAGCCGCTACCAGGTGTACGAAGCGGCTGCGGCCGGCGCCGATGCCATTTTGCTCATCGTTCGAATTCTCAGCCGGGAAAAGCTGGATCAACTGTACGCCCTGTGCCGCGAATTGGGAATGGATGCCCTGGTGGAGATTCACAATTCCGAGGAGGCCCGCATCGTTGCCGCCTCGGACGTCCGCCTGGTGGGCATCAACAACCGCAATCTCAATTCGTTCGAAACCGATATCGCCGTTGCCATGGAACTGGTTTCGCAGCTCGGTCCCGGGCAACTGCCCGTGGCGGCCTCCGGCATATCGGGACCCGACGATGTCCGTCGGAACCTGTCCTTCGGTATCCGCAATTTCCTGGTGGGCGAGAGTATCGTGCGCGCTGAGGACTCTGCCCGTTTCATCGAAGAACTGAAGGCGGCAGGCACCCACAGCAATTAA